The proteins below come from a single Arthrobacter crystallopoietes genomic window:
- a CDS encoding helix-turn-helix transcriptional regulator, producing MEGFGSIGLVGRDRDLSIVLHAIRTTGGALLVANQGLGKSALARAVIAELGGEMTPLLVYASPSLACIPFGALAPYLSSLQVERKDSVLPAMRSVLAHIHRLSAGKAPVLMVIDDVHELDESSSLLAAQLVASGAVRLLAMSRTSQAPPPEIQSLATDGLILRHTLQPLDRAQAHELCRQMLHGEILPSISEALVQSSGGNPMFLLALLAQVRRDGTLVERNGVWLLGGEPLPPDLRLTDLIKGHFSRCTETERELLETVALVDPVPLQVLLQTGAGDQVDALVEARLITIGDDAEQLVRVAHPIYAQVLRAMVPAGRSLRIRRCMAAYLGRLASRPFRVETLLRSVDWSLDCGVPVPDQQLLQAAQVANSLFHSRFALRAAGAVRDPAYRPAAQMALARAHFHSGDYERAGEMLAGVLARTGDLGTAKQAALLAAQLHLHLHGGPTGLYDLADQWSRAVERIKGANPRLQASRAVVIAEQGYRLMRVHAKLSEGQLAEAEAELRELQAASDGFPETELVIKTLLGDVYAATGRLVSGAALTRGALALLQRNEEELLGYYEYVLTTHITACVRLAEWDEVRIELERYAGTGHRGLFYFGGAVSYAYAMREILQGRTASGLQMLNAAIEGLRQSDLEHLLPIALASGAYASAMAGLAALAGEYLAAYAAVPYASVPQLQLLSRGYVAAAGYLIQNDDGGLGKLRSLSRDARKRGLASTELDLRQLSLRLGDLTELDELVKAADLTEGTPAAQLTAFARALRDEDMDAVLRISRDPSAGHGLRLTLQSLQQRDLLPQHTGGAAGRQDFLQQVKRQLQKLSLVTDSAGGPQPGGAGGLLGGGLPAGGLFGGSSGSGPSAFGLPAAGAGWAMGGANGGQAGAATVPARLTRREREIGRLVVDGLANSDIAARLSLSVRTVEGHIYRMFAKLQISNREDLIAEHLD from the coding sequence ATGGAGGGATTCGGGAGCATCGGCTTGGTGGGGCGGGACCGGGACCTCAGCATAGTCCTGCACGCCATCCGGACCACCGGGGGCGCCCTGCTGGTGGCGAACCAGGGCCTGGGCAAAAGCGCGCTGGCCCGCGCGGTCATTGCGGAGCTAGGCGGCGAGATGACCCCGCTGCTGGTCTACGCCAGCCCCAGCCTCGCGTGCATTCCGTTCGGCGCGCTGGCCCCGTACTTGTCCTCCCTGCAGGTGGAGCGGAAGGACTCCGTGCTGCCGGCCATGCGGTCCGTGCTCGCGCACATCCACCGGCTGTCAGCCGGCAAGGCGCCCGTGCTGATGGTGATCGACGATGTCCACGAACTCGACGAGTCCAGCTCCCTGCTGGCGGCGCAGCTGGTGGCGTCCGGAGCGGTCAGGCTGCTGGCGATGAGCCGGACCAGCCAGGCCCCGCCGCCCGAAATCCAGTCGCTGGCCACAGACGGGCTGATCCTGCGGCATACCCTGCAGCCGCTGGACCGGGCGCAGGCCCATGAGCTCTGCCGCCAGATGCTGCACGGCGAAATCCTGCCCAGCATCAGCGAAGCCCTGGTCCAGTCTTCCGGCGGTAACCCGATGTTCCTGCTGGCGCTGCTGGCCCAGGTACGCCGGGACGGCACGCTGGTGGAACGCAACGGTGTGTGGTTGCTGGGCGGCGAGCCGCTGCCGCCGGATCTGCGCCTGACCGATCTGATCAAGGGCCATTTCAGCCGCTGCACGGAGACCGAACGCGAGCTGCTGGAGACGGTGGCCTTGGTGGACCCGGTGCCGCTGCAGGTCCTGCTGCAGACCGGCGCGGGGGATCAGGTCGACGCGCTGGTGGAAGCCCGTTTGATCACCATCGGCGATGACGCCGAACAGCTGGTCCGCGTGGCGCACCCGATCTACGCACAGGTGCTGCGGGCCATGGTGCCCGCCGGGCGCAGCCTGCGGATCCGGCGCTGCATGGCTGCCTACCTCGGCCGGCTGGCCTCACGGCCGTTCCGCGTGGAGACGCTGCTGCGCTCGGTGGACTGGTCGCTTGATTGCGGCGTGCCGGTGCCGGACCAGCAGCTGCTGCAGGCTGCCCAGGTAGCCAACAGCCTGTTCCATTCACGCTTTGCCCTGCGCGCCGCCGGAGCGGTCAGGGATCCGGCATACCGGCCCGCGGCGCAGATGGCCCTGGCCCGCGCCCATTTCCACTCCGGCGACTATGAACGAGCCGGCGAAATGCTGGCCGGCGTGCTGGCCCGGACCGGTGATCTGGGCACGGCCAAACAGGCAGCACTGCTGGCCGCCCAGTTGCATCTGCACCTGCATGGCGGGCCCACCGGGCTGTATGACCTGGCCGACCAATGGTCGCGGGCGGTGGAGCGGATCAAAGGCGCGAATCCGAGGCTGCAGGCGAGCCGCGCCGTCGTTATTGCGGAGCAGGGATACCGCCTGATGCGCGTGCATGCCAAGCTCTCCGAAGGCCAGCTGGCCGAAGCCGAAGCCGAACTGCGTGAGTTGCAGGCGGCCTCGGACGGCTTTCCCGAGACCGAGCTGGTCATCAAAACCCTGCTCGGCGACGTCTATGCCGCCACCGGCCGGCTCGTCAGTGGGGCGGCGCTGACCCGCGGGGCGCTGGCGCTGCTGCAGCGGAACGAAGAAGAGCTGCTGGGGTACTACGAATACGTCCTGACCACGCACATCACGGCCTGCGTGCGGCTTGCCGAATGGGATGAGGTGCGGATCGAACTGGAGCGTTACGCCGGCACCGGGCACCGCGGGCTGTTCTACTTCGGCGGCGCCGTCAGCTATGCCTATGCCATGCGGGAGATCTTGCAGGGCCGCACGGCCAGCGGGCTGCAGATGCTCAATGCCGCCATCGAGGGACTGCGCCAGTCCGACCTGGAACACCTGCTGCCCATCGCCCTCGCGTCCGGGGCATATGCCTCCGCCATGGCCGGCCTGGCCGCGCTCGCCGGCGAGTACTTGGCCGCGTACGCCGCCGTGCCGTACGCATCCGTGCCGCAGCTGCAGCTGCTGAGCCGGGGTTACGTGGCCGCTGCCGGCTACCTCATTCAAAACGACGACGGCGGACTCGGGAAGCTGCGATCGCTCAGCCGCGACGCCAGGAAGCGCGGCCTGGCCAGCACGGAGCTGGACCTGCGGCAGCTGAGCCTGCGGTTGGGCGACCTGACGGAGCTGGACGAACTGGTGAAAGCCGCGGACCTGACCGAGGGAACGCCCGCCGCACAACTGACCGCGTTCGCCCGGGCCCTGCGGGACGAAGACATGGACGCCGTGCTGCGGATCAGCCGCGATCCCTCGGCCGGGCACGGCCTGCGGCTGACCCTGCAGAGTCTCCAGCAGCGGGACCTGCTGCCCCAGCACACCGGGGGAGCCGCCGGCCGGCAGGACTTCCTGCAGCAGGTCAAACGGCAGCTGCAGAAACTATCCCTGGTGACGGATTCCGCGGGCGGGCCGCAGCCGGGCGGGGCAGGCGGACTGCTTGGGGGCGGACTACCGGCCGGCGGACTCTTCGGTGGATCGTCCGGGTCCGGACCGTCGGCTTTCGGTCTGCCTGCCGCCGGGGCCGGCTGGGCAATGGGTGGGGCGAACGGCGGCCAGGCCGGCGCCGCCACCGTGCCAGCCAGGCTGACGAGGCGTGAGCGGGAAATTGGCCGCCTGGTGGTGGATGGGCTGGCCAATTCGGACATCGCCGCGCGGCTGAGCCTGTCGGTGCGCACCGTGGAGGGCCACATCTACCGGATGTTCGCCAAGCTGCAGATCAGCAACCGCGAGGACCTGATCGCGGAGCACCTGGACTGA
- a CDS encoding NUDIX hydrolase, whose translation MPTVLTLSALVIRDDAGRLLLVRKRGTSKFMQPGGKLEPGESFAAAAVRELKEELGIRVAETELTDMGRWYGAAANETDTFIDAGIFSCETHQPPVAAAEIEEVLWLHPDEARARNDLAPLLTDHILPLLAEATAWAAHGDANSAAGGARD comes from the coding sequence GTGCCCACCGTACTGACGCTTTCTGCCCTGGTTATCCGTGACGACGCCGGCCGGCTGTTGTTGGTCCGCAAGCGCGGCACTTCCAAGTTCATGCAGCCAGGCGGCAAGCTGGAGCCGGGCGAGAGCTTCGCAGCGGCGGCCGTCCGGGAACTGAAGGAGGAGCTGGGCATCCGGGTGGCCGAAACGGAACTGACCGACATGGGGCGCTGGTACGGGGCCGCGGCCAATGAAACAGACACCTTTATCGACGCCGGTATCTTCAGCTGCGAGACACACCAACCTCCGGTAGCGGCGGCCGAGATCGAAGAAGTTCTTTGGCTGCACCCCGATGAAGCGAGGGCACGGAACGATCTGGCTCCGCTGTTGACCGACCATATCCTCCCGCTCCTGGCAGAGGCGACTGCCTGGGCCGCTCATGGCGATGCCAACTCGGCTGCAGGCGGCGCGCGGGACTGA
- a CDS encoding HNH endonuclease signature motif containing protein: MAIGMLAETDGAGSSLVALRSEVLRIAEEFVQDSLLMSRRDLADNVAAIESVSKTVEFLQLAAARAVEDQNVAALGESSGHLGWSEPAASADTSASTAAASVEASDTATATGRKKPCPEFKDTADYLRRRLGISRTEARRRLRVAADTLPRRQFNGEPRAAKLEHLGEALAEGAISGKAATMIRDAVDRVSQVAAPEALVAMEENLTRQAQETNVDVLFTLVATWEAALDQDGAEPSPELLKARQGVFYKGKRNGLHKLEIAATDEQHEYIATVMNVATNPRIAANRAPSEHGVSPENPEAIGAEPENGQDNGHVWQDPRTREQQLLDGLVAGCKLALATDELPDTGGHRPQVMVTIGYQELCSEIAGSGHAVFGGLVTSKTARRIACDADIIPVVLGSKGEILDVGRKQRFFNRAMRRALVARDKGCAFPDCCIPAVWAEAHHIKPWWDGGLTEVANGALLCSFHHALMDNGNWEIEVRQGIPWFIPPAYLDPERRARRNLYWHAGIPEALSAAQAAVRT, encoded by the coding sequence ATGGCCATTGGAATGCTGGCGGAAACGGACGGAGCAGGCAGCTCACTCGTCGCCCTGCGCTCCGAAGTGCTCCGGATCGCCGAGGAGTTCGTCCAGGATTCCCTGCTGATGTCCCGCCGCGACCTCGCTGACAATGTTGCCGCCATTGAAAGTGTGTCCAAGACCGTCGAATTTCTGCAGCTGGCCGCTGCCCGTGCGGTGGAAGACCAGAACGTTGCTGCGCTCGGCGAATCCAGCGGCCACCTTGGCTGGTCGGAACCTGCCGCGTCTGCGGACACGTCCGCTTCCACCGCCGCTGCATCAGTCGAAGCATCGGACACTGCAACTGCCACTGGTCGGAAGAAGCCGTGCCCCGAGTTCAAAGACACAGCCGACTATCTTCGGAGGCGCCTCGGCATCAGCCGGACGGAGGCGCGCCGCCGGCTCCGGGTAGCGGCGGACACTTTGCCACGGCGCCAATTCAATGGCGAGCCGCGGGCAGCGAAACTGGAACATCTCGGCGAAGCGCTGGCCGAAGGAGCCATCAGCGGCAAGGCTGCCACGATGATCCGCGATGCGGTGGACCGCGTCAGCCAGGTAGCGGCCCCTGAAGCCCTGGTCGCCATGGAGGAGAACCTCACCCGTCAGGCCCAGGAGACTAATGTAGACGTGCTGTTTACCCTCGTGGCCACTTGGGAAGCAGCGCTGGATCAGGACGGGGCCGAGCCGTCCCCCGAACTGCTCAAGGCTCGACAAGGCGTGTTCTACAAGGGCAAGCGAAACGGTCTCCACAAACTCGAGATCGCGGCCACCGACGAACAGCATGAGTACATCGCCACGGTCATGAACGTAGCCACCAATCCGCGCATTGCCGCAAACCGCGCCCCTTCAGAACACGGTGTGTCCCCTGAAAACCCTGAAGCTATCGGAGCCGAGCCGGAGAACGGACAAGACAACGGCCACGTATGGCAGGACCCGCGCACCAGAGAACAGCAATTGCTTGACGGCCTCGTCGCAGGCTGCAAACTGGCGCTGGCCACCGACGAGCTACCGGACACAGGCGGGCACCGCCCCCAGGTCATGGTCACGATCGGATACCAGGAACTGTGCAGCGAAATCGCGGGAAGCGGCCATGCCGTGTTCGGCGGGCTGGTCACTTCCAAGACAGCCCGCCGGATCGCCTGCGACGCGGATATTATCCCGGTGGTGCTCGGCTCAAAGGGCGAGATTCTCGACGTCGGCCGGAAGCAGCGGTTCTTCAACCGCGCGATGCGCCGTGCACTTGTCGCAAGAGACAAAGGCTGTGCCTTCCCCGACTGCTGCATACCCGCTGTCTGGGCCGAGGCCCACCACATCAAGCCTTGGTGGGATGGCGGCCTTACGGAGGTCGCCAACGGAGCCTTGCTATGTTCGTTTCACCATGCCCTTATGGACAACGGGAACTGGGAAATCGAGGTCCGGCAGGGCATCCCTTGGTTCATTCCGCCGGCCTATCTCGACCCGGAACGAAGAGCGCGACGCAACCTGTATTGGCACGCGGGAATCCCCGAGGCGCTGTCAGCCGCCCAAGCCGCCGTACGCACCTAA
- a CDS encoding helix-turn-helix domain-containing protein codes for MDNQIDSNKTFLSVAQVAGHLNVSKMTIYRLVHTGKLPAVRIGQSYRVSEDAVAKYLEGGTVRAT; via the coding sequence ATGGATAACCAGATCGACAGCAACAAGACATTTCTATCCGTCGCCCAGGTCGCCGGGCACCTGAACGTCTCGAAAATGACCATCTACCGGCTGGTCCACACCGGAAAGCTGCCGGCCGTCCGGATCGGCCAAAGCTACCGGGTCAGCGAAGACGCGGTAGCCAAGTATCTGGAAGGCGGAACGGTGCGGGCCACCTAA
- a CDS encoding AfsR/SARP family transcriptional regulator, whose translation MIGNLEVRRGKTVLTSSTLGSPKARQIFEILLLRLGSPVSKGELIELLWGDRPPGKAQATLESYVSLLRRSLQPGDAKTGPLRTATGSYVLDPDLVEVDLVRFNQLVAQADDCSPAEAYPLLAQALKLASAPLLGDELAAEWVDEARVHHASLVTSVQIRAAETAEYLGRTQDALHWAGQAVASEPLNERAWSTLVTALESAGRYAEGLQAYDKCRRLLDRELGCTPGPTLRDAHARLLQKTVEDDGELSEVLAALLYLNDRMRSQPAHQNTRAVTKRVQGASSYTNTAGRVISAFLNKALTVG comes from the coding sequence ATGATTGGCAACCTTGAAGTCCGTCGGGGCAAAACCGTCCTGACGTCTTCCACCCTCGGCAGCCCGAAGGCCAGGCAGATCTTCGAAATTCTGCTGCTGAGACTCGGCTCGCCCGTTTCCAAAGGCGAGCTCATCGAACTGCTCTGGGGCGACAGACCGCCTGGGAAGGCGCAGGCCACGTTGGAAAGCTACGTCAGCCTGCTGCGGCGCAGCCTGCAGCCCGGCGACGCCAAAACCGGCCCGCTGCGTACCGCAACGGGCAGTTATGTCCTCGATCCAGACCTGGTGGAGGTGGACTTGGTCCGCTTCAACCAGCTGGTCGCGCAGGCCGACGACTGCTCACCGGCGGAGGCCTATCCCCTGCTGGCGCAGGCGCTGAAGCTCGCGTCGGCACCGCTGCTCGGTGACGAGTTGGCGGCGGAATGGGTTGACGAGGCGCGTGTCCACCATGCGTCGCTGGTGACGTCGGTGCAGATCCGGGCGGCCGAAACCGCTGAGTACCTGGGACGCACACAGGATGCGCTTCACTGGGCCGGGCAGGCCGTGGCGTCGGAACCGCTGAACGAACGGGCGTGGTCCACTCTGGTCACCGCGCTTGAGTCTGCCGGCCGCTACGCCGAGGGCCTCCAGGCCTACGACAAGTGCCGTCGGCTGCTGGACCGGGAGCTGGGCTGCACGCCGGGGCCAACCCTGCGCGACGCCCACGCCCGGCTGCTGCAGAAAACCGTAGAGGACGACGGCGAACTCTCCGAAGTTCTCGCGGCCCTGCTCTACCTGAACGACCGCATGCGCTCGCAGCCGGCGCACCAAAACACGCGGGCCGTCACCAAACGCGTGCAGGGGGCGTCGTCGTACACAAATACTGCAGGCCGGGTCATCAGCGCCTTCCTGAACAAGGCGTTGACCGTCGGCTGA
- a CDS encoding NAD-dependent epimerase/dehydratase family protein, with protein MTVLIAGCGDLGTEAGLRFAAAGHRVIGWRRSPEKLPAQLEGAAVDLTGPLPAIPADTEVVVMATAAAERTEAAYRSAYVDALANLLDALERDGVRPRRVLFVSSTAVYGENDGGEVDENTPARSSSATGRILREAEELLHARQPSAIVLRLGGIYGPGRTRLIDQVRNGTAVIPDPPRLTNRIHRDDAAAAIVHLTTAVEAPEPLYLGVDSEPAELGEVLRFLAAELRVAAPPTGAASQSANTARGGDKRCSNHRLVASGFPFRYPSFREGYRAVLAGEGMRHS; from the coding sequence ATGACAGTGCTGATAGCAGGATGCGGCGACCTGGGCACGGAAGCGGGGCTGCGTTTCGCGGCCGCCGGCCACCGCGTGATCGGCTGGCGCCGCTCGCCGGAGAAGCTGCCCGCGCAACTGGAGGGCGCCGCCGTCGACCTCACCGGGCCGCTGCCCGCAATCCCGGCCGACACGGAGGTTGTGGTCATGGCAACGGCGGCCGCCGAGCGGACGGAGGCGGCCTACCGGAGCGCGTATGTTGACGCTCTGGCCAACCTGCTGGATGCACTGGAGCGCGACGGCGTCCGGCCGCGCCGGGTGCTGTTCGTGTCTTCCACTGCGGTGTATGGGGAGAACGACGGGGGCGAGGTCGACGAAAATACGCCCGCCCGGTCATCGTCGGCGACCGGCAGGATCCTGCGCGAGGCGGAGGAGTTGCTGCACGCCCGGCAGCCCTCCGCAATCGTGTTGCGGCTGGGCGGGATCTACGGCCCGGGGCGGACGCGGCTGATCGACCAGGTGCGCAATGGGACCGCGGTGATTCCGGATCCGCCCCGGCTGACCAACCGGATCCATCGGGACGATGCCGCCGCAGCGATCGTGCACCTGACCACGGCCGTCGAAGCACCGGAGCCGCTGTATCTGGGGGTCGACTCCGAACCGGCAGAACTGGGGGAAGTGCTGCGGTTCCTGGCCGCCGAACTGCGTGTGGCGGCACCGCCCACCGGCGCGGCCTCGCAGAGCGCGAACACTGCGCGCGGCGGGGATAAGCGCTGCAGCAACCACAGGCTCGTCGCGTCCGGATTTCCGTTCCGCTATCCGTCATTCCGCGAGGGTTATCGCGCCGTCCTCGCGGGCGAGGGCATGCGCCACTCCTGA
- a CDS encoding nuclear transport factor 2 family protein, which translates to MTQQESGYGAEAPRTIQEVLNSHLHHRTVGDLEGDLRENYADDVVLLSAEGVHRGHDGVRHLADILQSYIQDGSYQFHKLLTDGEIGMLVWTGSTDELKIHDGVDSFVVRDGRITAQTIHYSTRR; encoded by the coding sequence ATGACACAGCAAGAATCCGGGTACGGGGCAGAGGCACCGCGCACGATCCAGGAGGTGCTCAACTCGCATCTCCACCACCGCACCGTGGGGGATCTGGAAGGTGACCTGCGCGAAAACTACGCGGACGACGTCGTACTTTTGTCGGCCGAGGGGGTGCACCGCGGCCACGACGGCGTGCGCCACCTCGCTGACATTCTGCAAAGCTACATTCAGGACGGGTCGTACCAGTTCCACAAGCTGCTGACCGACGGCGAGATCGGCATGCTGGTATGGACCGGTTCGACAGACGAGCTGAAGATTCACGACGGCGTGGACAGCTTCGTGGTCCGCGATGGCCGGATCACTGCGCAGACCATCCACTATTCCACCCGGCGCTGA
- a CDS encoding cupin domain-containing protein: MTAIGRRHLDTARRVTSGRSASTVYGGHEHVLRQTVIALAAGQELNEHLNPGEATVLVLTGRIRLATQADRWDGRDGDLLVVPPGLYSVMATEDSVVLLTVAKTDRLHQRPDAGSAVREMLEPKEEGDLPVSGSDLDETAAPALSEKS; encoded by the coding sequence TTGACCGCAATCGGACGCCGTCATCTCGACACTGCGCGGCGGGTAACCAGCGGCAGAAGCGCCAGCACGGTTTACGGCGGGCACGAACACGTCCTGCGCCAGACCGTGATCGCGCTCGCCGCCGGCCAGGAGCTGAACGAACACTTGAACCCGGGTGAGGCTACCGTCCTGGTGCTCACCGGGCGCATCCGCCTGGCGACGCAGGCCGACCGATGGGACGGCCGCGACGGCGATCTCCTCGTGGTTCCCCCAGGGCTGTACTCGGTCATGGCGACGGAGGATTCGGTGGTCCTGCTGACCGTGGCCAAAACGGACCGGCTGCACCAGCGTCCGGATGCCGGCTCAGCCGTCCGGGAGATGCTGGAGCCCAAAGAAGAGGGCGATCTGCCGGTTTCCGGGTCTGACCTGGACGAGACTGCCGCCCCGGCCCTGTCGGAGAAAAGCTAG
- a CDS encoding haloacid dehalogenase type II, with protein MKPSIVVFDVNETLSDLSALPAKFTQTGAPAFLAKVWFAGLLRDGFALAAAGNNEKFARIAAESLRGLLQDTPLNRDLDEAVQHIMDGFSALSLHPDVAEGISALRGAGLRLVTLSNGSADVARNLLDSAGLLEQFEQLLSVEDAPAWKPARAAYDYAAWVCETDPDQMILVAVHPWDIHGAKRAGLQTAWLNRSGSAYPGYFEAPDYTITSLGELASALER; from the coding sequence ATGAAACCGTCCATTGTCGTTTTCGATGTCAACGAAACGCTCTCCGACCTTTCTGCCCTGCCGGCCAAATTCACCCAGACCGGAGCACCGGCTTTCCTGGCGAAAGTGTGGTTTGCCGGGCTGCTGCGCGACGGCTTTGCCCTGGCCGCCGCGGGCAACAACGAGAAGTTCGCCCGCATCGCAGCGGAATCCCTGCGCGGCCTGCTCCAGGACACTCCGCTGAACCGCGACCTTGACGAGGCCGTGCAGCACATCATGGACGGCTTTTCTGCCCTGTCCCTTCATCCCGATGTGGCCGAGGGCATCAGCGCTCTCCGCGGCGCGGGGCTGCGCCTGGTCACGCTGAGCAACGGTTCGGCGGACGTGGCGAGGAACCTTCTGGATTCGGCGGGCCTGCTGGAGCAGTTCGAGCAACTCCTGTCCGTGGAGGACGCGCCCGCGTGGAAGCCGGCCCGCGCTGCCTACGACTACGCCGCGTGGGTCTGCGAGACGGACCCGGACCAGATGATCCTGGTGGCCGTTCATCCGTGGGACATCCACGGCGCCAAGCGGGCCGGCCTGCAGACGGCCTGGCTCAATCGAAGCGGCTCCGCTTACCCGGGCTACTTCGAAGCACCGGACTATACGATTACCAGCCTGGGGGAGCTAGCGTCCGCCCTGGAGCGGTGA